Genomic segment of Sphingobium sp. Z007:
ATCACCAGGCTGGTGGCCGACACCCCCTTCCCCGCGGCGCGGGCGTAACGGGCGGTATCGCCAAGGCTGCGTTCCCAATGGACGCCGATATAGGGTGCAAATTCGCGGGCCAATTCGTAGCGCAGGCGCAGGCCGAGTTCGATGGTGGACAGGCCGGATCCGATGCCGAGTTCGGCCACGTCCTGCGCGGCGATATTCACTTCGGCGGCGGGTTGCAGGATAAGGCGCTGGGTGATGCGCTGGTCGTAGCTGCCCTCGACCCGGACATGGGCGTCGCCCTTGTCGGAGAGGAAGGCCTGCGCCTCAACTTCGAACCAATAGGGGGCGAGGCCTTCGATGCCGATCGTGGCATAGGTGCGCTGGGGTTGCGGGCGGAAATCCTGGCGGACGCCCGCGACGAGATTCCACCAAGGGTCGATCGCGCGACTGTAGAGCGCCTGGAGTTCGGCGCTTTCGAGCGGGCCGCCGACTTCGCCCTCCCCTTCCGACTTGATGGCGAGGCGATCGATGTCGCCGCCGATCCAGCCTTCGCCTTCCCAGGCGTAGCCGTCCGCCCCCTTTTGCGCGCGATATTCCAGGCGGTCGATCATGAGTTGGGAGAAGGTCATCCCGCCGCTTTCCTTGAGCATCGCGGCGCGGGCGCGGGCCATGGTGGCAGGATCGTACAAGGCATCGGCGGCGTGATCGGTCGGGACCGGGGGAGCGACGCCTTTGGGCACGCCATCGTCCGATGCGGGCATGGTGTGGCCGGCGTGTGGATCGGCCGGTTCCGCTGGCGCGGGAGCGGCATGGCCGGCGTGTGGATCGGCGGGTTCGGCTGGCTCTGGTGCTGCTTTCGCCTGCGGCATTTGATGGGCGCCATGGTCCATCTGGCTATGGTCTTGCGCGATTGCTTGCGTTGCGATGCCAGCGAGCAGGGCGGCGGCGAGCAGGCGCTTCATGCTGCGTCCTCCGCGGGGCGGACGGTGACGACGCGCATCATCCCTGTGTGCATGTGCATCAGCATATGACAGTGAAAGGCCCAGTCGCCCAGGGCATCGG
This window contains:
- a CDS encoding copper resistance protein B yields the protein MKRLLAAALLAGIATQAIAQDHSQMDHGAHQMPQAKAAPEPAEPADPHAGHAAPAPAEPADPHAGHTMPASDDGVPKGVAPPVPTDHAADALYDPATMARARAAMLKESGGMTFSQLMIDRLEYRAQKGADGYAWEGEGWIGGDIDRLAIKSEGEGEVGGPLESAELQALYSRAIDPWWNLVAGVRQDFRPQPQRTYATIGIEGLAPYWFEVEAQAFLSDKGDAHVRVEGSYDQRITQRLILQPAAEVNIAAQDVAELGIGSGLSTIELGLRLRYELAREFAPYIGVHWERSLGDTARYARAAGKGVSATSLVMGIRFWF